In a single window of the Raphanus sativus cultivar WK10039 chromosome 9, ASM80110v3, whole genome shotgun sequence genome:
- the LOC108828252 gene encoding autophagy-related protein 18h isoform X3, with product MKSSTTKVNNNNNNGVVNHQTTTNRFLPNSLKFISSCIKTASSGVRSASASVAASLSSDSQELKDQQVLWSSFDRLQTSESSFKNVLLLGYANGFQVVDIDDASHVSELVSRRDDPVTFLQMQPLPARCEGVEGFRSSHPMLLAVADESSSNGSAASVVTGGRDDGPLALSPTVVRFYSLRSHNYVHVLRFRSTVYMVRCSPRIVAVGLRSQIYCFDALTLENKFSVLSYPVPQLGSNQGISEVNVGYGPMSVGPRWLAYASNGPLSSSLGRLSPQNVTPGVSPSTSPSGGNLVARYAMESSKHLAAGLLNLGDKGYKTISKYCQDLKHDGPGSSLSSSPGWKVGRAASSAESDVAGMVIVKDFESRATIAHFRAHTSPISALCFDPSGTLLVTASIHGNNINVFRIMPSKNGSGAQSYDWSSSHVPLYKLHRGMTSAVIQDICFSSYSQWIAIVSSKGTCHIYVLSPFGGENVLEVRNSYVDGPTLAPTLSLPWWSSPSFMTTQYSFPPPASVTLSVVTRIKCNSFFHAASSVVGKPSSFPSGCLAAVFHQSVQSSAHALDYLLVYTPSGHVVQYKLVPSLGGDQPESNSRIGSAAEEELRVKVEPLQCWDVCRKTNWPEREENICGLTFDGRKVVETSDSEDLAKPLEKHHVYLANAEVLINSGRKPIWQNSEISFYPMFNDVNLNHHGGGGEMKIEKVSANEVDIRRKDLLPVFDNFHSVYSSMRNRGFPVERDSSSSEPGKIKAGMAYTENEEERSGTVTFKQPVVSISSAVKDSDYTIDEAHMLLKNASLPAETTIENNSGTSGASSNVSSNRSDLSMNAGAESEEGCAIDGSPDFQQFFKETAEEAEVKDDPSDQRKVNDDADEDNDDDDDMLGGVFAFSEEG from the exons ATGAAGAGCAGCACCACCAAggtcaacaacaacaacaacaacggaGTTGTTAATCACCAAACGACGACCAACCGCTTTTTACCTAATTCCCTAAAATTCATCTCCTCCTGCATCAAAACCGCTTCCTCCGGCGTACGCTCAGCTAGCGCCTCCGTCGCCGCCTCTCTCTCGTCCGATTCCCAGGAGCTCAAGGATcag CAGGTGTTGTGGTCATCCTTCGATAGATTACAAACAAGCGAATCTTCTTTCAAAAACGTCCTTCTTCTCGGTTACGCCAACGGCTTTCAAGTCGTTGATATCGACGACGCGAGCCACGTCAGCGAGCTTGTGTCGAGGCGGGATGATCCCGTTACGTTTCTGCAGATGCAGCCTTTGCCTGCTAGATGCGAAGGAGTCGAAGGGTTTAGATCGTCGCATCCGATGCTTTTAGCTGTTGCTGATGAATCATCATCCAATGGTTCAGCAGCTTCTGTTGTAACTGGCGGCAGAGATGATGGTCCTCTCGCACTCTCTCCCACGGTTGTGCGGTTCTATTCACTTCGATCTCACAACTACGTTCACGTTTTGAGATTCCGTTCTACTGTTTATATGGTTAGATGCAGTCCCCGGATTGTAGCTGTTGGCCTTCGTTCACAG ATTTACTGTTTTGATGCGCTAACACTTGAAAACAAATTCAGTGTGCtctcgtatcctgttcctcagCTTGGGTCAAACCAAGGGATATCTGAGGTCAATGTAGGATACGGTCCGATGTCTGTCGGACCGAGATGGTTGGCTTATGCTTCCAACGGTCCTTTATCGTCTAGTTTAGGTCGACTGAGCCCTCAGAATGTTACTCCTGGCGTCAGTCCATCTACGTCGCCGAGTGGTGGTAATCTGGTGGCGAGGTACGCCATGGAATCTAGTAAGCATCTGGCGGCGGGTTTACTCAATTTGGGTGATAAGGGTTACAAGACTATATCTAAATACTGTCAAGATCTCAAGCATGACGGTCCTGGTTCTTCTCTTTCCTCCAGTCCTGGTTGGAAAGTTGGTCGGGCTGCATCTTCAGCTGAGTCTGATGTTGCTGGAATG GTTATTGTCAAGGATTTTGAATCTCGAGCGACTATAGCACACTTCAGGGCTCACACTAGTCCAATATCGGCTCTTTGTTTTGACCCAAGTGGCACTCTATTAGTAACGGCCTCAATCCACGGTAACAATATTAACGTTTTCCGGATTATGCCTTCAAAGAATGGATCAGGTGCTCAAAGCTATGATTGGAGCTCCTCACATGTGCCTCTTTATAAATTGCATCGTGGCATGACATCAGCT GTAATACAAGATATTTGCTTTAGCAGCTACAGTCAATGGATTGCTATTGTGTCATCTAAGGGAACCtgtcatatttatgttttatccCCTTTCGGTGGAGAAAATGTTCTTGAGGTAAGGAATTCTTATGTCGATGGACCAACGCTTGCTCCAACGTTGTCTCTACCATGGTGGTCGAGTCCATCTTTTATGACCACCCAGTATTCGTTTCCACCGCCAGCATCGGTAACTCTCTCTGTTGTTACCCGAATCAAATGCAACAGTTTCTTCCATGCTGCAAGTTCCGTTGTAGGAAAACCATCTTCCTTCCCTTCCGGTTGTCTCGCTGCTGTTTTCCACCAATCCGTGCAGTCGTCAGCTCATGCATTGGACTATCTACTGGTTTACACTCCGTCCGGTCATGTAGTTCAGTACAAACTTGTTCCATCTCTCGGAGGAGACCAGCCTGAGAGCAATTCTCGAATTGGTTCCGCCGCTGAAGAGGAACTGAGAGTGAAAGTCGAACCTCTTCAGTGTTGGGATGTCTGCCGGAAAACAAATTGGCCAGAGAGAGAGGAGAACATATGTGGACTTACTTTTGACGGACGGAAAGTTGTTGAGACTTCTGATAGTGAAGATCTAGCGAAGCCACTTGAGAAACACCACGTTTATCTTGCCAATGCAGAGGTGCTGATAAACTCGGGAAGAAAACCAATCTGGCAAAACTCagag ATATCTTTCTATCCGATGTTCAATGATGTGAATTTGAATCATCATGGAGGCGGCGGGGAGATGAAAATCGAGAAAGTATCTGCAAATGAGGTTGATATCAGAAGGAAGGATTTGCTTCCGGTGTTTGATAATTTTCACAGTGTTTATTCCAGTATGCGCAACAG AGGATTCCCCGTGGAaagagattcttcttcttctgagcCTGGAAAAATTAAAG CAGGCATGGCTTACACCGAGAATGAGGAGGAAAGAAGTGGAACTGTAACATTCAAACAACCCGTGGTTTCGATTTCTTCTGCTGTCAAAGACAGCGATTATACTATAGACGAGGCTCATATGTTGCTAAAGAACGCCTCCCTGCCCGCTGAAACAACTATTGAAAACAACAGCGGGACAAGTGGAGCTTCTTCAAATGTAAGTTCTAACCGTTCTGATTTGAGCATGAATGCAGGAGCGGAAAGTGAGGAGGGTTGTGCCATTGATGGCTCCCCAGATTTTCAGCAGTTTTTCAAGGAAACTGCTGAAGAAGCAGAGGTAAAGGATGATCCATCTGATCAAAGAAAAGTAAATGATGATGCTGACGAGGATAACGACGACGATGACGACATGCTTGGTGGTGTTTTCGCTTTCTCTGAAGAAG GTTGA
- the LOC108828252 gene encoding autophagy-related protein 18h isoform X4, whose protein sequence is MKSSTTKVNNNNNNGVVNHQTTTNRFLPNSLKFISSCIKTASSGVRSASASVAASLSSDSQELKDQQVLWSSFDRLQTSESSFKNVLLLGYANGFQVVDIDDASHVSELVSRRDDPVTFLQMQPLPARCEGVEGFRSSHPMLLAVADESSSNGSAASVVTGGRDDGPLALSPTVVRFYSLRSHNYVHVLRFRSTVYMVRCSPRIVAVGLRSQIYCFDALTLENKFSVLSYPVPQLGSNQGISEVNVGYGPMSVGPRWLAYASNGPLSSSLGRLSPQNVTPGVSPSTSPSGGNLVARYAMESSKHLAAGLLNLGDKGYKTISKYCQDLKHDGPGSSLSSSPGWKVGRAASSAESDVAGMVIVKDFESRATIAHFRAHTSPISALCFDPSGTLLVTASIHGNNINVFRIMPSKNGSGAQSYDWSSSHVPLYKLHRGMTSAVIQDICFSSYSQWIAIVSSKGTCHIYVLSPFGGENVLEVRNSYVDGPTLAPTLSLPWWSSPSFMTTQYSFPPPASVTLSVVTRIKCNSFFHAASSVVGKPSSFPSGCLAAVFHQSVQSSAHALDYLLVYTPSGHVVQYKLVPSLGGDQPESNSRIGSAAEEELRVKVEPLQCWDVCRKTNWPEREENICGLTFDGRKVVETSDSEDLAKPLEKHHVYLANAEVLINSGRKPIWQNSEISFYPMFNDVNLNHHGGGGEMKIEKVSANEVDIRRKDLLPVFDNFHSVYSSMRNRGFPVERDSSSSEPGKIKGMAYTENEEERSGTVTFKQPVVSISSAVKDSDYTIDEAHMLLKNASLPAETTIENNSGTSGASSNVSSNRSDLSMNAGAESEEGCAIDGSPDFQQFFKETAEEAEVKDDPSDQRKVNDDADEDNDDDDDMLGGVFAFSEEG, encoded by the exons ATGAAGAGCAGCACCACCAAggtcaacaacaacaacaacaacggaGTTGTTAATCACCAAACGACGACCAACCGCTTTTTACCTAATTCCCTAAAATTCATCTCCTCCTGCATCAAAACCGCTTCCTCCGGCGTACGCTCAGCTAGCGCCTCCGTCGCCGCCTCTCTCTCGTCCGATTCCCAGGAGCTCAAGGATcag CAGGTGTTGTGGTCATCCTTCGATAGATTACAAACAAGCGAATCTTCTTTCAAAAACGTCCTTCTTCTCGGTTACGCCAACGGCTTTCAAGTCGTTGATATCGACGACGCGAGCCACGTCAGCGAGCTTGTGTCGAGGCGGGATGATCCCGTTACGTTTCTGCAGATGCAGCCTTTGCCTGCTAGATGCGAAGGAGTCGAAGGGTTTAGATCGTCGCATCCGATGCTTTTAGCTGTTGCTGATGAATCATCATCCAATGGTTCAGCAGCTTCTGTTGTAACTGGCGGCAGAGATGATGGTCCTCTCGCACTCTCTCCCACGGTTGTGCGGTTCTATTCACTTCGATCTCACAACTACGTTCACGTTTTGAGATTCCGTTCTACTGTTTATATGGTTAGATGCAGTCCCCGGATTGTAGCTGTTGGCCTTCGTTCACAG ATTTACTGTTTTGATGCGCTAACACTTGAAAACAAATTCAGTGTGCtctcgtatcctgttcctcagCTTGGGTCAAACCAAGGGATATCTGAGGTCAATGTAGGATACGGTCCGATGTCTGTCGGACCGAGATGGTTGGCTTATGCTTCCAACGGTCCTTTATCGTCTAGTTTAGGTCGACTGAGCCCTCAGAATGTTACTCCTGGCGTCAGTCCATCTACGTCGCCGAGTGGTGGTAATCTGGTGGCGAGGTACGCCATGGAATCTAGTAAGCATCTGGCGGCGGGTTTACTCAATTTGGGTGATAAGGGTTACAAGACTATATCTAAATACTGTCAAGATCTCAAGCATGACGGTCCTGGTTCTTCTCTTTCCTCCAGTCCTGGTTGGAAAGTTGGTCGGGCTGCATCTTCAGCTGAGTCTGATGTTGCTGGAATG GTTATTGTCAAGGATTTTGAATCTCGAGCGACTATAGCACACTTCAGGGCTCACACTAGTCCAATATCGGCTCTTTGTTTTGACCCAAGTGGCACTCTATTAGTAACGGCCTCAATCCACGGTAACAATATTAACGTTTTCCGGATTATGCCTTCAAAGAATGGATCAGGTGCTCAAAGCTATGATTGGAGCTCCTCACATGTGCCTCTTTATAAATTGCATCGTGGCATGACATCAGCT GTAATACAAGATATTTGCTTTAGCAGCTACAGTCAATGGATTGCTATTGTGTCATCTAAGGGAACCtgtcatatttatgttttatccCCTTTCGGTGGAGAAAATGTTCTTGAGGTAAGGAATTCTTATGTCGATGGACCAACGCTTGCTCCAACGTTGTCTCTACCATGGTGGTCGAGTCCATCTTTTATGACCACCCAGTATTCGTTTCCACCGCCAGCATCGGTAACTCTCTCTGTTGTTACCCGAATCAAATGCAACAGTTTCTTCCATGCTGCAAGTTCCGTTGTAGGAAAACCATCTTCCTTCCCTTCCGGTTGTCTCGCTGCTGTTTTCCACCAATCCGTGCAGTCGTCAGCTCATGCATTGGACTATCTACTGGTTTACACTCCGTCCGGTCATGTAGTTCAGTACAAACTTGTTCCATCTCTCGGAGGAGACCAGCCTGAGAGCAATTCTCGAATTGGTTCCGCCGCTGAAGAGGAACTGAGAGTGAAAGTCGAACCTCTTCAGTGTTGGGATGTCTGCCGGAAAACAAATTGGCCAGAGAGAGAGGAGAACATATGTGGACTTACTTTTGACGGACGGAAAGTTGTTGAGACTTCTGATAGTGAAGATCTAGCGAAGCCACTTGAGAAACACCACGTTTATCTTGCCAATGCAGAGGTGCTGATAAACTCGGGAAGAAAACCAATCTGGCAAAACTCagag ATATCTTTCTATCCGATGTTCAATGATGTGAATTTGAATCATCATGGAGGCGGCGGGGAGATGAAAATCGAGAAAGTATCTGCAAATGAGGTTGATATCAGAAGGAAGGATTTGCTTCCGGTGTTTGATAATTTTCACAGTGTTTATTCCAGTATGCGCAACAG AGGATTCCCCGTGGAaagagattcttcttcttctgagcCTGGAAAAATTAAAG GCATGGCTTACACCGAGAATGAGGAGGAAAGAAGTGGAACTGTAACATTCAAACAACCCGTGGTTTCGATTTCTTCTGCTGTCAAAGACAGCGATTATACTATAGACGAGGCTCATATGTTGCTAAAGAACGCCTCCCTGCCCGCTGAAACAACTATTGAAAACAACAGCGGGACAAGTGGAGCTTCTTCAAATGTAAGTTCTAACCGTTCTGATTTGAGCATGAATGCAGGAGCGGAAAGTGAGGAGGGTTGTGCCATTGATGGCTCCCCAGATTTTCAGCAGTTTTTCAAGGAAACTGCTGAAGAAGCAGAGGTAAAGGATGATCCATCTGATCAAAGAAAAGTAAATGATGATGCTGACGAGGATAACGACGACGATGACGACATGCTTGGTGGTGTTTTCGCTTTCTCTGAAGAAG GTTGA
- the LOC108828252 gene encoding autophagy-related protein 18h isoform X1 yields MKSSTTKVNNNNNNGVVNHQTTTNRFLPNSLKFISSCIKTASSGVRSASASVAASLSSDSQELKDQQVLWSSFDRLQTSESSFKNVLLLGYANGFQVVDIDDASHVSELVSRRDDPVTFLQMQPLPARCEGVEGFRSSHPMLLAVADESSSNGSAASVVTGGRDDGPLALSPTVVRFYSLRSHNYVHVLRFRSTVYMVRCSPRIVAVGLRSQIYCFDALTLENKFSVLSYPVPQLGSNQGISEVNVGYGPMSVGPRWLAYASNGPLSSSLGRLSPQNVTPGVSPSTSPSGGNLVARYAMESSKHLAAGLLNLGDKGYKTISKYCQDLKHDGPGSSLSSSPGWKVGRAASSAESDVAGMVIVKDFESRATIAHFRAHTSPISALCFDPSGTLLVTASIHGNNINVFRIMPSKNGSGAQSYDWSSSHVPLYKLHRGMTSAVIQDICFSSYSQWIAIVSSKGTCHIYVLSPFGGENVLEVRNSYVDGPTLAPTLSLPWWSSPSFMTTQYSFPPPASVTLSVVTRIKCNSFFHAASSVVGKPSSFPSGCLAAVFHQSVQSSAHALDYLLVYTPSGHVVQYKLVPSLGGDQPESNSRIGSAAEEELRVKVEPLQCWDVCRKTNWPEREENICGLTFDGRKVVETSDSEDLAKPLEKHHVYLANAEVLINSGRKPIWQNSEISFYPMFNDVNLNHHGGGGEMKIEKVSANEVDIRRKDLLPVFDNFHSVYSSMRNRGFPVERDSSSSEPGKIKAAGMAYTENEEERSGTVTFKQPVVSISSAVKDSDYTIDEAHMLLKNASLPAETTIENNSGTSGASSNVSSNRSDLSMNAGAESEEGCAIDGSPDFQQFFKETAEEAEVKDDPSDQRKVNDDADEDNDDDDDMLGGVFAFSEEG; encoded by the exons ATGAAGAGCAGCACCACCAAggtcaacaacaacaacaacaacggaGTTGTTAATCACCAAACGACGACCAACCGCTTTTTACCTAATTCCCTAAAATTCATCTCCTCCTGCATCAAAACCGCTTCCTCCGGCGTACGCTCAGCTAGCGCCTCCGTCGCCGCCTCTCTCTCGTCCGATTCCCAGGAGCTCAAGGATcag CAGGTGTTGTGGTCATCCTTCGATAGATTACAAACAAGCGAATCTTCTTTCAAAAACGTCCTTCTTCTCGGTTACGCCAACGGCTTTCAAGTCGTTGATATCGACGACGCGAGCCACGTCAGCGAGCTTGTGTCGAGGCGGGATGATCCCGTTACGTTTCTGCAGATGCAGCCTTTGCCTGCTAGATGCGAAGGAGTCGAAGGGTTTAGATCGTCGCATCCGATGCTTTTAGCTGTTGCTGATGAATCATCATCCAATGGTTCAGCAGCTTCTGTTGTAACTGGCGGCAGAGATGATGGTCCTCTCGCACTCTCTCCCACGGTTGTGCGGTTCTATTCACTTCGATCTCACAACTACGTTCACGTTTTGAGATTCCGTTCTACTGTTTATATGGTTAGATGCAGTCCCCGGATTGTAGCTGTTGGCCTTCGTTCACAG ATTTACTGTTTTGATGCGCTAACACTTGAAAACAAATTCAGTGTGCtctcgtatcctgttcctcagCTTGGGTCAAACCAAGGGATATCTGAGGTCAATGTAGGATACGGTCCGATGTCTGTCGGACCGAGATGGTTGGCTTATGCTTCCAACGGTCCTTTATCGTCTAGTTTAGGTCGACTGAGCCCTCAGAATGTTACTCCTGGCGTCAGTCCATCTACGTCGCCGAGTGGTGGTAATCTGGTGGCGAGGTACGCCATGGAATCTAGTAAGCATCTGGCGGCGGGTTTACTCAATTTGGGTGATAAGGGTTACAAGACTATATCTAAATACTGTCAAGATCTCAAGCATGACGGTCCTGGTTCTTCTCTTTCCTCCAGTCCTGGTTGGAAAGTTGGTCGGGCTGCATCTTCAGCTGAGTCTGATGTTGCTGGAATG GTTATTGTCAAGGATTTTGAATCTCGAGCGACTATAGCACACTTCAGGGCTCACACTAGTCCAATATCGGCTCTTTGTTTTGACCCAAGTGGCACTCTATTAGTAACGGCCTCAATCCACGGTAACAATATTAACGTTTTCCGGATTATGCCTTCAAAGAATGGATCAGGTGCTCAAAGCTATGATTGGAGCTCCTCACATGTGCCTCTTTATAAATTGCATCGTGGCATGACATCAGCT GTAATACAAGATATTTGCTTTAGCAGCTACAGTCAATGGATTGCTATTGTGTCATCTAAGGGAACCtgtcatatttatgttttatccCCTTTCGGTGGAGAAAATGTTCTTGAGGTAAGGAATTCTTATGTCGATGGACCAACGCTTGCTCCAACGTTGTCTCTACCATGGTGGTCGAGTCCATCTTTTATGACCACCCAGTATTCGTTTCCACCGCCAGCATCGGTAACTCTCTCTGTTGTTACCCGAATCAAATGCAACAGTTTCTTCCATGCTGCAAGTTCCGTTGTAGGAAAACCATCTTCCTTCCCTTCCGGTTGTCTCGCTGCTGTTTTCCACCAATCCGTGCAGTCGTCAGCTCATGCATTGGACTATCTACTGGTTTACACTCCGTCCGGTCATGTAGTTCAGTACAAACTTGTTCCATCTCTCGGAGGAGACCAGCCTGAGAGCAATTCTCGAATTGGTTCCGCCGCTGAAGAGGAACTGAGAGTGAAAGTCGAACCTCTTCAGTGTTGGGATGTCTGCCGGAAAACAAATTGGCCAGAGAGAGAGGAGAACATATGTGGACTTACTTTTGACGGACGGAAAGTTGTTGAGACTTCTGATAGTGAAGATCTAGCGAAGCCACTTGAGAAACACCACGTTTATCTTGCCAATGCAGAGGTGCTGATAAACTCGGGAAGAAAACCAATCTGGCAAAACTCagag ATATCTTTCTATCCGATGTTCAATGATGTGAATTTGAATCATCATGGAGGCGGCGGGGAGATGAAAATCGAGAAAGTATCTGCAAATGAGGTTGATATCAGAAGGAAGGATTTGCTTCCGGTGTTTGATAATTTTCACAGTGTTTATTCCAGTATGCGCAACAG AGGATTCCCCGTGGAaagagattcttcttcttctgagcCTGGAAAAATTAAAG CAGCAGGCATGGCTTACACCGAGAATGAGGAGGAAAGAAGTGGAACTGTAACATTCAAACAACCCGTGGTTTCGATTTCTTCTGCTGTCAAAGACAGCGATTATACTATAGACGAGGCTCATATGTTGCTAAAGAACGCCTCCCTGCCCGCTGAAACAACTATTGAAAACAACAGCGGGACAAGTGGAGCTTCTTCAAATGTAAGTTCTAACCGTTCTGATTTGAGCATGAATGCAGGAGCGGAAAGTGAGGAGGGTTGTGCCATTGATGGCTCCCCAGATTTTCAGCAGTTTTTCAAGGAAACTGCTGAAGAAGCAGAGGTAAAGGATGATCCATCTGATCAAAGAAAAGTAAATGATGATGCTGACGAGGATAACGACGACGATGACGACATGCTTGGTGGTGTTTTCGCTTTCTCTGAAGAAG GTTGA
- the LOC108828252 gene encoding autophagy-related protein 18h isoform X2: MKSSTTKVNNNNNNGVVNHQTTTNRFLPNSLKFISSCIKTASSGVRSASASVAASLSSDSQELKDQVLWSSFDRLQTSESSFKNVLLLGYANGFQVVDIDDASHVSELVSRRDDPVTFLQMQPLPARCEGVEGFRSSHPMLLAVADESSSNGSAASVVTGGRDDGPLALSPTVVRFYSLRSHNYVHVLRFRSTVYMVRCSPRIVAVGLRSQIYCFDALTLENKFSVLSYPVPQLGSNQGISEVNVGYGPMSVGPRWLAYASNGPLSSSLGRLSPQNVTPGVSPSTSPSGGNLVARYAMESSKHLAAGLLNLGDKGYKTISKYCQDLKHDGPGSSLSSSPGWKVGRAASSAESDVAGMVIVKDFESRATIAHFRAHTSPISALCFDPSGTLLVTASIHGNNINVFRIMPSKNGSGAQSYDWSSSHVPLYKLHRGMTSAVIQDICFSSYSQWIAIVSSKGTCHIYVLSPFGGENVLEVRNSYVDGPTLAPTLSLPWWSSPSFMTTQYSFPPPASVTLSVVTRIKCNSFFHAASSVVGKPSSFPSGCLAAVFHQSVQSSAHALDYLLVYTPSGHVVQYKLVPSLGGDQPESNSRIGSAAEEELRVKVEPLQCWDVCRKTNWPEREENICGLTFDGRKVVETSDSEDLAKPLEKHHVYLANAEVLINSGRKPIWQNSEISFYPMFNDVNLNHHGGGGEMKIEKVSANEVDIRRKDLLPVFDNFHSVYSSMRNRGFPVERDSSSSEPGKIKAAGMAYTENEEERSGTVTFKQPVVSISSAVKDSDYTIDEAHMLLKNASLPAETTIENNSGTSGASSNVSSNRSDLSMNAGAESEEGCAIDGSPDFQQFFKETAEEAEVKDDPSDQRKVNDDADEDNDDDDDMLGGVFAFSEEG, translated from the exons ATGAAGAGCAGCACCACCAAggtcaacaacaacaacaacaacggaGTTGTTAATCACCAAACGACGACCAACCGCTTTTTACCTAATTCCCTAAAATTCATCTCCTCCTGCATCAAAACCGCTTCCTCCGGCGTACGCTCAGCTAGCGCCTCCGTCGCCGCCTCTCTCTCGTCCGATTCCCAGGAGCTCAAGGATcag GTGTTGTGGTCATCCTTCGATAGATTACAAACAAGCGAATCTTCTTTCAAAAACGTCCTTCTTCTCGGTTACGCCAACGGCTTTCAAGTCGTTGATATCGACGACGCGAGCCACGTCAGCGAGCTTGTGTCGAGGCGGGATGATCCCGTTACGTTTCTGCAGATGCAGCCTTTGCCTGCTAGATGCGAAGGAGTCGAAGGGTTTAGATCGTCGCATCCGATGCTTTTAGCTGTTGCTGATGAATCATCATCCAATGGTTCAGCAGCTTCTGTTGTAACTGGCGGCAGAGATGATGGTCCTCTCGCACTCTCTCCCACGGTTGTGCGGTTCTATTCACTTCGATCTCACAACTACGTTCACGTTTTGAGATTCCGTTCTACTGTTTATATGGTTAGATGCAGTCCCCGGATTGTAGCTGTTGGCCTTCGTTCACAG ATTTACTGTTTTGATGCGCTAACACTTGAAAACAAATTCAGTGTGCtctcgtatcctgttcctcagCTTGGGTCAAACCAAGGGATATCTGAGGTCAATGTAGGATACGGTCCGATGTCTGTCGGACCGAGATGGTTGGCTTATGCTTCCAACGGTCCTTTATCGTCTAGTTTAGGTCGACTGAGCCCTCAGAATGTTACTCCTGGCGTCAGTCCATCTACGTCGCCGAGTGGTGGTAATCTGGTGGCGAGGTACGCCATGGAATCTAGTAAGCATCTGGCGGCGGGTTTACTCAATTTGGGTGATAAGGGTTACAAGACTATATCTAAATACTGTCAAGATCTCAAGCATGACGGTCCTGGTTCTTCTCTTTCCTCCAGTCCTGGTTGGAAAGTTGGTCGGGCTGCATCTTCAGCTGAGTCTGATGTTGCTGGAATG GTTATTGTCAAGGATTTTGAATCTCGAGCGACTATAGCACACTTCAGGGCTCACACTAGTCCAATATCGGCTCTTTGTTTTGACCCAAGTGGCACTCTATTAGTAACGGCCTCAATCCACGGTAACAATATTAACGTTTTCCGGATTATGCCTTCAAAGAATGGATCAGGTGCTCAAAGCTATGATTGGAGCTCCTCACATGTGCCTCTTTATAAATTGCATCGTGGCATGACATCAGCT GTAATACAAGATATTTGCTTTAGCAGCTACAGTCAATGGATTGCTATTGTGTCATCTAAGGGAACCtgtcatatttatgttttatccCCTTTCGGTGGAGAAAATGTTCTTGAGGTAAGGAATTCTTATGTCGATGGACCAACGCTTGCTCCAACGTTGTCTCTACCATGGTGGTCGAGTCCATCTTTTATGACCACCCAGTATTCGTTTCCACCGCCAGCATCGGTAACTCTCTCTGTTGTTACCCGAATCAAATGCAACAGTTTCTTCCATGCTGCAAGTTCCGTTGTAGGAAAACCATCTTCCTTCCCTTCCGGTTGTCTCGCTGCTGTTTTCCACCAATCCGTGCAGTCGTCAGCTCATGCATTGGACTATCTACTGGTTTACACTCCGTCCGGTCATGTAGTTCAGTACAAACTTGTTCCATCTCTCGGAGGAGACCAGCCTGAGAGCAATTCTCGAATTGGTTCCGCCGCTGAAGAGGAACTGAGAGTGAAAGTCGAACCTCTTCAGTGTTGGGATGTCTGCCGGAAAACAAATTGGCCAGAGAGAGAGGAGAACATATGTGGACTTACTTTTGACGGACGGAAAGTTGTTGAGACTTCTGATAGTGAAGATCTAGCGAAGCCACTTGAGAAACACCACGTTTATCTTGCCAATGCAGAGGTGCTGATAAACTCGGGAAGAAAACCAATCTGGCAAAACTCagag ATATCTTTCTATCCGATGTTCAATGATGTGAATTTGAATCATCATGGAGGCGGCGGGGAGATGAAAATCGAGAAAGTATCTGCAAATGAGGTTGATATCAGAAGGAAGGATTTGCTTCCGGTGTTTGATAATTTTCACAGTGTTTATTCCAGTATGCGCAACAG AGGATTCCCCGTGGAaagagattcttcttcttctgagcCTGGAAAAATTAAAG CAGCAGGCATGGCTTACACCGAGAATGAGGAGGAAAGAAGTGGAACTGTAACATTCAAACAACCCGTGGTTTCGATTTCTTCTGCTGTCAAAGACAGCGATTATACTATAGACGAGGCTCATATGTTGCTAAAGAACGCCTCCCTGCCCGCTGAAACAACTATTGAAAACAACAGCGGGACAAGTGGAGCTTCTTCAAATGTAAGTTCTAACCGTTCTGATTTGAGCATGAATGCAGGAGCGGAAAGTGAGGAGGGTTGTGCCATTGATGGCTCCCCAGATTTTCAGCAGTTTTTCAAGGAAACTGCTGAAGAAGCAGAGGTAAAGGATGATCCATCTGATCAAAGAAAAGTAAATGATGATGCTGACGAGGATAACGACGACGATGACGACATGCTTGGTGGTGTTTTCGCTTTCTCTGAAGAAG GTTGA